From Shewanella yunxiaonensis, the proteins below share one genomic window:
- the focA gene encoding formate transporter FocA, which translates to MKLFSEHLQNVIASGEGKVNKPSIFRFIQAIYAGFFIGLAFVFYVTVTTGSSDAHWGAVHLMGGVVFSLGLILVVLFGMELFTSTVLSAVAWAQGRVSFSRMLSCWIEVYVGNAVGALVLVGLVCAGGLYMTDGGQWGLNVIGIALHKVHHTWSQAFVLGMMCNIMVCLAAWFAYMSKDVGTKALLMVMPVALFVATGFEHSIANMFMLPLGIAFKHLLPADLLLSHGYTAEVLEALSFNHIVSSNLIPVTLGNIVGGAGFIGLGIWATEKASGAQDAKVAESEKATTSSTKSVS; encoded by the coding sequence ATGAAACTGTTTTCTGAACATTTGCAAAATGTCATCGCTAGTGGTGAAGGAAAAGTCAATAAGCCATCCATTTTTCGCTTTATACAAGCGATCTACGCTGGATTTTTCATCGGTCTGGCCTTCGTTTTTTACGTTACTGTCACAACCGGAAGTTCCGATGCGCATTGGGGCGCGGTACATCTCATGGGCGGTGTAGTATTTAGCCTTGGCTTGATACTGGTGGTGCTGTTCGGGATGGAACTCTTCACTAGCACGGTATTGTCTGCGGTGGCGTGGGCACAGGGCCGGGTGAGTTTCTCCAGAATGTTATCCTGTTGGATTGAAGTGTATGTCGGTAATGCCGTTGGCGCATTGGTGCTTGTCGGACTGGTGTGTGCTGGTGGTCTGTATATGACAGATGGTGGTCAATGGGGGCTGAACGTTATCGGGATTGCCTTACATAAAGTTCACCATACCTGGAGCCAGGCGTTTGTCCTTGGGATGATGTGTAACATTATGGTTTGCCTAGCTGCCTGGTTTGCTTATATGAGTAAAGATGTTGGTACTAAAGCACTATTGATGGTGATGCCTGTGGCGCTGTTTGTCGCAACTGGTTTTGAGCACAGTATCGCCAACATGTTTATGCTGCCTTTAGGTATCGCTTTTAAACATTTATTACCTGCAGATCTGCTGTTGAGCCATGGGTATACTGCAGAAGTTTTGGAAGCCTTGAGTTTCAATCATATTGTAAGTTCCAACCTTATCCCCGTTACCTTGGGCAATATTGTTGGCGGTGCGGGCTTCATTGGCCTGGGGATCTGGGCTACTGAAAAAGCCTCAGGCGCCCAGGATGCTAAGGTTGCCGAGAGTGAAAAGGCGACAACCAGTTCTACCAAGTCCGTTTCGTAA
- the ycaO gene encoding 30S ribosomal protein S12 methylthiotransferase accessory factor YcaO, whose amino-acid sequence MTLTYIPGKDEALEVSINTMQQRLADLGFDIEQASWLNPVPNVWSVHIRDRNCPACFSNGKGASRDAALASALGEYFERLACNYFFADFHLGQEIANSPFVHYPNEKWFPLTDDRPQGLLDEYLWQHYDPQHDLDLSTLIDVQSGNSQRGICALPFERQSDGAQIYIPMNIIGNLYVSNGMSAGNSQTEARTQALSECFERYVKNKIISECISLPEIPPNVVARFPKVQQAVAALEAEGFPITCFDASLGGRYPVICVTLFNPQNGGCFASFGAHPRFEVALERTVTELLQGRSLKDLDIFPSPSFNNDEVADHTNLETHFIDSSGLVSWDLFRESPDYPFSDWNFSGTTEQEFAHLLAKFHDENAEVYIADYSHLQTYACRVLVPGYSEIYPVDDLSFANNNRAMHLRELMQSWLQSPTDQDKATAVLNEIDSLDVDEFQPLDQLLCIAVDANSPWATLRIGELRCLLALAIQDLTDAHDWAQWTVDFNAYGITAEKQPRLRFYHALLALLQMMEEDREPTEYLPKFRRMFTAKDIDIALAHINGEAAGYDLPLANGLLSSAKHQSLLQAYMKLQKAKTAYNNWLA is encoded by the coding sequence ATGACTCTGACATATATTCCCGGCAAAGATGAAGCGCTGGAAGTTTCTATCAATACCATGCAGCAAAGATTGGCTGATCTGGGATTTGATATTGAGCAAGCATCCTGGTTAAATCCAGTGCCCAATGTATGGTCAGTGCATATTCGGGATCGTAACTGTCCAGCGTGTTTCAGTAATGGTAAAGGTGCCAGTCGTGATGCGGCATTGGCCAGCGCGCTCGGTGAGTATTTTGAGCGACTCGCCTGTAACTACTTTTTTGCTGATTTCCATTTAGGTCAGGAGATCGCTAACAGCCCATTTGTTCATTACCCCAATGAAAAATGGTTTCCGCTGACTGACGACCGTCCGCAAGGATTACTTGATGAATATCTGTGGCAGCATTACGACCCACAACACGATTTGGATCTCTCCACACTAATCGACGTGCAATCGGGTAATTCGCAACGCGGTATTTGTGCCTTGCCCTTTGAACGTCAGTCCGATGGCGCACAAATTTATATTCCGATGAATATCATCGGCAATTTATATGTCAGTAACGGCATGTCTGCCGGCAATAGTCAAACCGAAGCCAGAACTCAGGCGTTATCTGAATGCTTTGAGCGTTACGTCAAGAATAAGATTATCTCGGAATGTATCTCCCTGCCGGAAATCCCCCCCAATGTTGTCGCACGTTTTCCAAAAGTTCAGCAGGCAGTTGCGGCGTTGGAGGCTGAAGGCTTCCCAATCACGTGCTTTGATGCATCTTTGGGCGGTCGTTATCCGGTTATCTGTGTAACGTTATTTAATCCGCAAAACGGCGGCTGTTTCGCGTCTTTTGGTGCTCATCCTCGCTTTGAAGTGGCATTAGAGCGTACGGTAACTGAGCTATTGCAAGGTCGTAGTCTCAAAGACTTGGATATTTTCCCTTCACCATCGTTCAATAACGATGAAGTTGCCGATCATACCAACCTAGAAACTCATTTCATTGACTCTTCGGGCCTAGTGTCCTGGGATCTGTTTCGCGAAAGTCCCGACTACCCATTCAGTGACTGGAACTTTAGCGGCACCACCGAGCAGGAGTTTGCTCATCTGCTTGCCAAATTTCATGACGAAAATGCCGAAGTTTACATTGCCGACTATAGCCATCTGCAAACCTACGCCTGCCGCGTGTTAGTACCAGGTTACTCAGAAATCTATCCGGTGGATGACCTGTCATTTGCTAATAACAACCGGGCCATGCATCTGCGTGAATTAATGCAATCCTGGTTACAATCGCCCACGGACCAAGATAAGGCGACCGCAGTTCTCAATGAGATTGATTCACTGGATGTCGACGAATTCCAACCACTAGATCAATTACTCTGCATAGCTGTGGATGCCAACAGTCCTTGGGCAACCCTACGTATCGGTGAATTGCGCTGTTTGCTTGCGTTAGCAATACAAGATTTAACCGATGCACACGACTGGGCACAATGGACGGTAGACTTCAATGCCTACGGAATTACCGCCGAAAAACAACCACGGTTACGCTTCTATCATGCGCTGCTGGCATTGCTGCAAATGATGGAAGAAGATCGTGAACCAACGGAATACCTACCCAAATTCCGCCGTATGTTTACGGCAAAAGATATTGATATAGCTCTGGCTCATATCAACGGTGAGGCCGCGGGTTATGACTTACCATTAGCAAACGGACTATTAAGCTCAGCAAAACACCAAAGTCTGCTGCAAGCCTATATGAAACTGCAAAAAGCCAAGACGGCATATAACAACTGGCTTGCTTAA
- the sohB gene encoding protease SohB encodes MEFLYEYGMFLAKAITIVVAIAAVVIIIVAASMKQKHDRGELKLTHISEELQSLRHHLKEELLDKKAFKAYEKQYKAEQKAKEKQTAETPQQKVFVLEFKGGIEASEVASLREEISAVLAIADKDDQVVINLESGGGMVHGYGLAASQLERLRRAGVPFTVCVDKVAASGGYMMACVANHIVAAPFAIVGSIGVVAQLPNFNRLLRKHDIDYEQHTAGEFKRTLTLFGENTDEGRAKFREELEQTHELFKGFVTNFRPQLDVSKVATGEHWFGQQAVDLGLVDEIGTSDDLLMKLADEKLVIKVRYQIRKKITDKLAHSASLMLSECYDRLLQKNRPM; translated from the coding sequence TTGGAATTTTTGTACGAATACGGAATGTTTTTGGCAAAGGCCATTACTATCGTCGTAGCGATTGCTGCGGTTGTGATTATCATCGTTGCGGCTTCAATGAAGCAGAAACATGACCGCGGAGAACTCAAGCTTACACACATCAGTGAAGAACTACAGTCATTACGTCATCATCTCAAAGAAGAGTTGCTAGATAAGAAGGCGTTTAAAGCTTACGAAAAGCAATATAAAGCTGAGCAAAAAGCCAAGGAGAAACAAACTGCCGAAACACCACAACAGAAGGTGTTTGTGCTGGAATTCAAAGGGGGGATCGAAGCGTCGGAAGTTGCTTCGTTACGTGAAGAAATTTCTGCGGTTCTGGCGATCGCCGATAAAGATGATCAGGTTGTGATTAATCTGGAAAGTGGCGGTGGTATGGTGCACGGTTATGGCCTGGCGGCCAGTCAATTAGAACGTTTGCGGCGTGCCGGTGTACCTTTTACCGTTTGCGTTGACAAAGTTGCTGCCAGCGGTGGATATATGATGGCGTGTGTTGCTAATCATATCGTCGCTGCGCCTTTTGCTATTGTGGGTTCCATAGGTGTTGTCGCACAGTTGCCGAACTTCAATCGGTTATTGCGTAAACATGACATCGATTACGAGCAACACACTGCTGGTGAGTTTAAACGTACGTTGACGTTGTTCGGTGAAAACACCGATGAAGGGCGTGCCAAGTTTCGCGAAGAGTTGGAGCAAACGCATGAACTGTTTAAAGGTTTTGTAACCAATTTCCGGCCGCAGCTTGATGTCTCCAAAGTGGCTACCGGGGAACACTGGTTTGGTCAACAAGCGGTAGATTTAGGCCTAGTGGATGAAATTGGTACCAGCGACGATTTATTGATGAAGCTGGCGGATGAAAAGCTGGTCATTAAAGTGCGTTATCAGATCCGCAAAAAGATCACTGATAAATTGGCCCATAGCGCTTCACTGATGTTGAGCGAGTGTTATGACCGACTTTTGCAAAAGAACCGGCCAATGTAA
- a CDS encoding DUF3083 family protein, producing the protein MLLQKLYVPLATRTNQYIMVDIKVTDALLAHYDSYEQCYRSISEQFFKMAADQELFNVHVIANDKLPVVRYHTEAYTLQTAEQILFFYNPAYHEAQSVYFESDYKARKLRFLFLATGRDIRANAANFHNRVRAVIKDLLPLLPEQNLTVKIRDHQHMTYDLFASAKDEHKTYGYKLRNIYMRYKSRQCELPTNYTSTAYVKVTLPLSRQLKMAVLKQDTGDYSALYQYLEDRFLAATNQKHLKHVAMVGNGLTPLVRNSKYEELGTTKETVMIGFNPNDNEPKFLQHWDGKKQVEAVDFILVATNDDYAEPGYCRYMNQVEAALKEFAKAIELDPKTQEMMVGFYQHISYPL; encoded by the coding sequence ATGTTGCTGCAAAAACTCTACGTACCTTTGGCGACTCGCACCAATCAGTACATTATGGTAGATATTAAGGTTACTGACGCCTTACTGGCGCATTACGATAGCTATGAACAATGCTATCGCAGCATCAGTGAACAGTTTTTTAAAATGGCGGCTGACCAGGAACTGTTTAATGTCCATGTGATCGCTAACGACAAATTACCAGTAGTCCGTTACCACACTGAAGCTTACACACTCCAAACCGCTGAGCAGATCCTGTTCTTCTATAACCCTGCTTACCATGAAGCGCAGAGCGTTTACTTCGAGTCAGATTATAAAGCCCGCAAGTTGCGTTTCCTGTTTCTGGCCACCGGGCGTGATATTCGTGCCAATGCCGCGAACTTTCACAATCGGGTGCGAGCAGTGATAAAGGATTTGCTGCCGTTATTGCCTGAACAAAATCTGACAGTGAAAATTCGTGACCATCAACATATGACTTATGATCTTTTTGCTTCTGCAAAAGATGAGCATAAGACCTATGGCTATAAGTTGCGCAATATCTATATGCGTTATAAGTCCAGACAGTGTGAATTGCCGACCAATTACACCTCCACAGCCTATGTGAAAGTTACATTACCATTGAGTCGTCAGTTAAAAATGGCCGTGCTGAAACAGGATACTGGTGACTACTCAGCGCTGTACCAATATCTTGAAGACCGGTTCCTGGCGGCGACAAACCAGAAACATCTGAAGCATGTTGCCATGGTGGGTAACGGTTTAACTCCACTGGTGCGCAACAGCAAATATGAAGAATTGGGAACCACTAAAGAAACGGTCATGATCGGTTTTAACCCCAATGACAATGAACCCAAATTTCTGCAACACTGGGATGGTAAGAAACAAGTGGAAGCGGTGGATTTCATTCTGGTCGCCACCAATGATGATTATGCGGAGCCCGGCTATTGCCGCTATATGAATCAAGTGGAAGCCGCATTGAAAGAATTTGCCAAAGCCATCGAACTTGATCCTAAAACTCAGGAAATGATGGTCGGCTTCTATCAGCACATCAGTTATCCACTGTAA
- a CDS encoding GNAT family N-acetyltransferase — protein sequence MVATTDRLILRHFTDNDVAALYEMNRDPQILEYIPAAPFQQLSDAERVLQDVIYADYQQYGYGRWAVEFKASSQVIGFCGPKYLPEFGRVELGYRYFPQYWGMGIGYEAASAALPLFKERCGVDEAIALILPGNRASVALANKLGMQILSRGKFLGHEVDLFHIWL from the coding sequence ATTGTTGCCACCACAGACAGGCTCATTCTGCGACATTTTACGGATAACGACGTGGCGGCGCTTTATGAAATGAATCGTGATCCCCAGATACTGGAGTACATTCCTGCTGCACCATTTCAACAGTTATCTGATGCAGAGCGAGTACTACAGGATGTGATATATGCAGATTATCAGCAATACGGTTATGGCCGCTGGGCGGTTGAGTTTAAAGCCAGTAGCCAGGTCATTGGCTTTTGTGGCCCCAAATATTTACCTGAGTTTGGCCGCGTAGAACTTGGGTATCGTTATTTTCCGCAATACTGGGGGATGGGGATTGGCTACGAGGCGGCGAGTGCTGCTTTACCTTTATTCAAGGAACGCTGCGGCGTTGATGAAGCTATTGCCCTAATCCTGCCGGGGAATAGGGCATCCGTGGCGCTGGCCAACAAGTTGGGAATGCAGATACTTTCACGTGGTAAGTTCTTAGGTCATGAAGTCGATCTGTTTCATATCTGGCTTTAA
- a CDS encoding arylesterase, protein MALLFKIASLCCRPAIYLLLVLLALPLHAATLLVLGDSLGASYGVDESKGWVEGLRKALPEHTIINGSVSGETTAGGLRRLPGLLQSSHPDVVLIELGGNDGLRGFSPRELKNNLSRIIDLSRQSDAEVLLSQVMVPPNYGPRYEKAFTAVYDELAKQESVTLIPFFMTKIAPHPELMQRDGIHPNEQAQPQITSFMLPWVKQALEKKR, encoded by the coding sequence ATGGCGCTGTTGTTCAAAATCGCTTCCTTATGTTGTCGTCCTGCAATCTATCTATTACTGGTGCTTCTCGCTTTACCACTCCATGCCGCCACCTTACTAGTATTAGGTGACAGCCTTGGGGCCAGCTATGGCGTCGATGAATCCAAAGGCTGGGTTGAAGGTCTGCGCAAAGCTTTACCTGAGCATACCATTATTAACGGCTCTGTCAGTGGAGAAACAACAGCGGGAGGCTTGAGACGATTGCCGGGATTGTTGCAATCATCACACCCTGACGTCGTGCTGATTGAATTGGGAGGGAATGACGGCTTACGAGGATTCTCACCGAGAGAGCTCAAAAATAATCTTTCACGAATCATCGACCTTTCGCGCCAGTCAGATGCTGAGGTTCTGCTATCACAAGTAATGGTACCGCCAAACTATGGGCCACGTTATGAAAAGGCCTTTACGGCCGTATACGATGAGCTAGCAAAACAGGAGTCAGTGACACTCATTCCTTTCTTTATGACAAAAATTGCACCTCATCCTGAACTGATGCAGCGAGATGGCATACATCCTAACGAACAGGCCCAACCTCAAATCACCAGTTTTATGTTGCCCTGGGTTAAACAGGCTTTGGAGAAAAAGCGTTAA
- a CDS encoding ABC transporter ATP-binding protein, whose translation MLNNSAIKVSHLIKTVTTQEGELTILKGINLDVKRGQSVAILGPSGSGKSTLLGLLAALDTPSSGEIWLDGEPLSALNEEQKAALRKQKVSFIFQSFMLVDTLNALENVMLPAELAGIAGAREKARKMLERVGLGHRLAHYPKQLSGGEQQRVAITRAFICEPTVLFADEPTGNLDKQNADKVADMLFAMNQESSTTLVLVTHDLHLASRCERQLVMEDGQLFEQASGDVASAQEG comes from the coding sequence ATTTTGAACAACAGCGCCATAAAAGTTTCCCATTTGATTAAAACAGTAACAACTCAGGAAGGTGAACTGACTATCCTGAAAGGCATTAATTTGGATGTCAAGCGAGGTCAGAGTGTTGCCATTCTCGGGCCGTCAGGTTCAGGTAAGTCAACATTACTTGGATTGTTGGCAGCATTAGATACGCCAAGTAGCGGTGAAATATGGCTGGATGGCGAACCGTTGTCTGCGCTTAACGAAGAGCAAAAAGCGGCGTTGAGAAAGCAGAAGGTGAGCTTCATTTTTCAGTCTTTTATGTTGGTGGACACACTGAATGCACTGGAAAATGTGATGTTGCCAGCTGAACTGGCCGGGATTGCCGGTGCCAGAGAAAAAGCGCGCAAAATGCTGGAGCGGGTCGGGTTAGGGCATCGATTAGCGCATTATCCAAAGCAGCTTTCCGGTGGCGAACAGCAACGTGTTGCAATTACCCGAGCCTTTATTTGTGAACCTACAGTGTTGTTTGCCGATGAGCCTACCGGCAATCTGGATAAGCAGAATGCCGATAAGGTCGCTGATATGCTGTTTGCAATGAACCAGGAAAGTTCGACCACTCTGGTGTTAGTCACCCATGATTTACATCTGGCTAGCCGTTGCGAGCGTCAATTGGTGATGGAGGATGGCCAGTTGTTTGAACAAGCTAGTGGAGATGTAGCATCGGCTCAGGAGGGGTAA
- a CDS encoding ABC transporter permease, protein MEWTLAWRLFKRELKQGQLLLIILALTLAVLSVTGLARVSERLQVAINGQASKFIAADRIINSPVPVDETILKQAQILGLKLSRNLQFNSMVYSGDAFQLVTVRAVDNAYPLKGKIELKNGATDTMPTKGTLWYESRLGALLDQPKTVELGNSQFILGAVINRLPDAGFNIFASAPLVLMRLDDVAATGVIQPGSRVTYLYQFAGNSPQLQAFETYAKPLLSSSQRWVDTQSGDSPIASAVKRAERFLLLSSLMGIALACAAIGIAAQRYCQRHYDVVAMVKTFGASAKQIRILFGTHLLLVTVAGVVFGLLGGLLLDATITLALPSDIAAYAAPLGRPLMLGIATGFISAFMFSAYPLLRLLDIPPLRVLQRQLEGSSIGMWLHLSLSLIAMGLLGWLYSRSLALTLTVIASVVLLGLMLGLMGMLLIRMGQTVGMKTSNPFALALAGLRRRAKQNALQLVGFSSALVLLLTILALRQDLLNEWQKQLPENAPNYFLVNIAPEEVKPLQHFLQQHEINATDIYPVIRGRLNAINGEEVITPEQQDQGQRGRLGISRELNLTWRNAVPPNNQILEGHFNQAKDDVSVESGVAERLGIALGDRLSFVIDNQNVTVKVASIRSVQWETMQPNFFMIFTEQALSPFAYTSMASFHLNDGQKKVVLALIRQFPTVSIIDVGAIIAQLKGIISQVSLALTLVLILVVMASALVMVAQTEAGMATRQRELAVLRTFGAPGRLLKWATALEFALLGCIAGLLAAVVTEFSIWILKTQVFDLRVYAHWLWWWGAPASGALLVALLGLWRCRRLLNKSCSDLLRLE, encoded by the coding sequence ATGGAATGGACATTAGCTTGGCGCTTATTTAAACGAGAGCTGAAACAGGGCCAACTGTTACTGATCATTCTGGCGCTGACGTTGGCGGTGTTATCGGTTACAGGACTTGCGCGTGTCAGCGAAAGATTACAAGTAGCCATCAATGGACAGGCAAGTAAATTTATTGCTGCGGACCGTATCATCAATTCCCCAGTGCCTGTAGATGAGACAATTTTAAAACAGGCACAAATACTGGGTCTGAAGCTCTCAAGAAACCTTCAATTTAATTCTATGGTGTACAGCGGTGATGCTTTTCAATTAGTCACAGTAAGAGCCGTAGATAATGCTTATCCATTAAAAGGTAAAATTGAATTAAAGAATGGTGCTACAGATACGATGCCAACTAAAGGCACACTCTGGTACGAAAGCCGTTTAGGCGCATTACTTGACCAGCCAAAAACTGTTGAGTTAGGAAACAGTCAATTCATTCTAGGGGCGGTTATTAATCGCCTTCCTGATGCGGGATTTAATATTTTTGCTTCTGCGCCATTAGTGCTAATGCGTCTTGATGATGTGGCTGCTACCGGTGTTATTCAACCGGGCAGCAGGGTAACTTATCTCTATCAGTTTGCCGGAAATTCGCCACAGCTACAGGCGTTCGAAACCTATGCAAAGCCCTTGTTGAGCAGTTCTCAGCGGTGGGTCGATACGCAGTCGGGTGATTCTCCTATTGCAAGTGCCGTTAAACGCGCTGAGCGCTTTTTATTACTGTCGAGTTTAATGGGGATTGCATTGGCTTGCGCCGCCATAGGTATTGCCGCTCAACGTTATTGTCAGCGCCATTATGATGTTGTTGCTATGGTGAAAACGTTTGGCGCCAGTGCCAAGCAGATCCGGATCTTATTCGGGACACATCTTTTGTTAGTAACGGTTGCGGGGGTGGTGTTTGGCCTATTAGGTGGATTGCTATTGGACGCTACCATCACGCTAGCTCTACCAAGTGATATTGCGGCATATGCGGCACCATTAGGCCGTCCGTTAATGCTGGGCATTGCCACAGGGTTTATCAGCGCGTTTATGTTCTCAGCATATCCGTTATTGCGATTATTGGATATTCCACCTTTACGAGTGCTGCAGCGGCAGCTAGAAGGTTCCAGCATAGGGATGTGGCTGCATCTCTCGTTAAGCTTAATCGCTATGGGGCTATTGGGCTGGTTATATTCCCGTTCATTAGCATTAACATTGACGGTCATCGCTAGTGTTGTCTTATTGGGTCTAATGCTAGGTCTAATGGGGATGTTGTTGATCCGCATGGGGCAAACTGTTGGCATGAAAACCAGTAATCCGTTTGCATTAGCGTTGGCAGGGTTGCGGCGGCGGGCTAAACAAAATGCGCTGCAATTGGTGGGCTTTTCCAGTGCCTTAGTGCTATTGCTGACCATTCTCGCACTACGACAAGACTTGCTTAATGAATGGCAAAAGCAGCTTCCAGAAAATGCGCCAAATTACTTTTTAGTGAATATTGCGCCAGAAGAAGTTAAGCCATTACAACATTTTTTACAGCAACACGAGATTAATGCGACCGACATCTACCCGGTTATTCGAGGACGTTTAAATGCGATCAATGGTGAAGAAGTCATTACTCCCGAACAACAGGACCAGGGACAACGTGGTCGGTTAGGTATTTCCAGAGAACTCAATCTCACTTGGCGTAATGCTGTACCACCGAATAATCAAATTTTGGAAGGGCACTTTAATCAAGCCAAAGATGACGTTTCCGTTGAGTCCGGAGTGGCCGAGCGGCTCGGGATCGCTCTTGGTGATAGGTTAAGTTTTGTCATAGATAATCAAAATGTCACCGTTAAGGTAGCTAGCATACGTTCAGTGCAATGGGAAACGATGCAGCCTAATTTCTTTATGATCTTTACCGAACAGGCTCTATCGCCATTTGCCTACACCTCGATGGCTAGTTTTCACCTCAATGATGGCCAGAAAAAAGTTGTGCTAGCGCTTATACGCCAGTTCCCAACGGTTTCGATAATTGATGTCGGGGCGATCATTGCCCAGCTAAAAGGAATTATTTCGCAAGTGTCATTGGCACTGACATTAGTGTTGATCTTAGTGGTAATGGCAAGCGCCTTGGTGATGGTGGCACAGACAGAAGCCGGTATGGCAACGCGACAACGTGAATTGGCCGTCCTCAGAACGTTTGGCGCGCCAGGTCGCTTACTCAAATGGGCGACAGCCCTAGAGTTTGCATTGTTGGGCTGTATTGCCGGACTATTGGCCGCAGTAGTGACTGAGTTTTCGATATGGATATTAAAAACTCAGGTATTTGACCTGAGAGTTTATGCACATTGGTTATGGTGGTGGGGGGCTCCAGCTAGTGGCGCTCTCTTGGTGGCGTTACTGGGACTGTGGCGTTGCCGCAGATTATTGAATAAATCATGTAGCGACTTATTAAGACTCGAATAA